Proteins encoded together in one Marinobacter sp. Arc7-DN-1 window:
- the znuB gene encoding zinc ABC transporter permease subunit ZnuB: MPTIDAVLDDFFWRALIGGLGVALVAGPLGCFVVWRRMAYFGDTLAHSALLGIALSFLISVPLNVGVIITCAVLAMALVMFSRTQALATDTLLGILAHSALAIGLVTLSFMPDVRVDLTGLLFGDLLAMSRNDLLWIYGGATLILILLAVLWRGLLMSTIHEELARVEGIAVERLRLVLMLMFSLVIAVAMKIVGVLLITALLIIPAATARRLAHNPEIMAAMAVVFGFVAVTGGLSLSWHLDTPAGPSVVVTAFATFLLVYGAAGKARA; this comes from the coding sequence ATGCCCACCATTGATGCCGTTCTGGACGACTTCTTCTGGCGTGCCCTGATCGGCGGCCTGGGTGTGGCGCTGGTGGCGGGACCGCTGGGCTGTTTTGTGGTCTGGCGCCGCATGGCCTATTTTGGCGACACCCTGGCACACTCTGCCCTGCTCGGCATTGCCCTGAGTTTTCTGATCAGCGTGCCACTGAACGTCGGCGTGATCATCACCTGTGCGGTTCTGGCCATGGCACTGGTGATGTTTTCCCGCACCCAGGCCCTGGCCACCGATACCCTGCTGGGCATTCTCGCCCACAGTGCCCTCGCCATCGGTCTGGTTACCCTGAGCTTCATGCCGGATGTCCGGGTGGATCTCACCGGCCTGCTATTCGGCGACCTGCTCGCCATGAGCCGGAACGACCTGCTGTGGATCTACGGGGGCGCCACGCTCATCCTGATCCTTCTGGCCGTGCTCTGGCGCGGGCTGTTGATGAGCACCATCCACGAGGAGCTGGCCCGGGTCGAAGGCATTGCCGTGGAACGTCTCCGGCTGGTGCTGATGTTGATGTTCTCCCTGGTGATCGCGGTGGCCATGAAAATCGTCGGTGTGCTGCTGATCACCGCCTTGCTGATTATTCCCGCCGCGACCGCCCGGCGACTGGCCCATAACCCGGAAATCATGGCGGCCATGGCGGTGGTGTTCGGATTTGTTGCGGTGACCGGAGGCCTGAGCCTGTCCTGGCACCTGGACACGCCCGCGGGGCCTTCGGTTGTGGTGACGGCCTTTGCGACGTTTCTACTGGTGTACGGCGCGGCCGGCAAGGCCCGGGCCTGA